A region from the Musa acuminata AAA Group cultivar baxijiao chromosome BXJ1-10, Cavendish_Baxijiao_AAA, whole genome shotgun sequence genome encodes:
- the LOC103968925 gene encoding protein PEROXIN-4, translated as MQASRARLFKEYKEVQREKAVDPDIQLVCDDSNIYKWTALIKGPSETPYEGGVFQLAFSIPEQYPLLPPQVRFLTKIFHPNVHFKTGEICLDILKNAWSPAWTLQSVCRAIIALMAHPEPDSPLNCDSGNLLRSGDVRGYRSMARMYTRLAAMPKKG; from the exons ATGCAG GCATCAAGGGCTAGGCTTTTCAAGGAGTACAAAGAGGTACAGAGGGAGAAAGCAGTGGACCCAGATATTCAATTGGTCTGTGATGATTCTAACATATACAAGTGGACTGCTCTTATTAAG GGCCCTTCAGAAACTCCATACGAAGGTGGTGTTTTTCAGCTTGCATTTTCCATTCCAGAGCAGTACCCTTTACTACCTCCACAAGTGCGGTTCCTGACAAAAATTTTTCATCCCAATGTGCATTTCAAG ACAGGAGAGATTTGCCTTGATATATTGAAGAATGCTTGGAGCCCTGCGTGGACTCTGCAATCTGTTTGCAGGGCCATAATTGCTTTAATGGCCCATCCAGAACCTGATAGCCCTCTCAATTGTGATTCAG GCAATCTTCTGCGGTCAGGTGATGTCAGGGGTTATCGCTCGATGGCAAGAATGTATACTAGGCTTGCTGCCATGCCAAAAAAGGGTTAA